CGGATTGACAGATATTTTGCGCAGGGAGAATTTCACTCGCGGAGTAATCGTTCGCCAGGAAAACGAGGAAGTACATATCGATATGTATATTATTGTGAGCTATGGGACGAAAATTTCCGAGGTTGCCCACAATGTCCAGTCAAAGGTTAAGTACACTCTTGATAAAACTGTAGGGCTGGCAGTTGACTCGGTCAATATTTACGTTCAGGGAGTTCGTGTAACGAACCCGTAAGAGGAGGAAAGATTTGTGTCTATTAATGTTCTAGACGGAAAACGTTTTGCGGAGATGGTGATTCAGGGTGCCAACCATTTGGCGGCGAATGCCAAGTATGTCGACGCGCTTAACGTCTTCCCTGTTCCTGATGGTGATACGGGAACGAATATGAATTTATCCATGACTTCCGGTGCTAAGGAAGTAAAGAACAATGTACAGGAACATATCGGAAAGGTTGGTTCTGCGCTTGCCAAGGGCTTGCTTATGGGAGCGAGAGGTAACTCTGGGGTTATCCTTTCCCAATTATTCCGTGGTTTTGCAAAAGCGATCGAAAACAAGCCGACTGTGAACTCTGTAGAGTTTGCCGCTGCGTTGAACGCAGGTGTCGAAACAGCTTATAAAGCTGTCATGAAACCTGTGGAAGGCACGATTTTAACAGTTGCAAAGGATGCTGCAAGGCATGCTGTCGCTGTTGCAAAGAACCATGAAAGCCTTATTGGCTTGATGGAGGAAGTGCTGAAAGAAGCGAAGGCATCATTAAACCGCACACCAGACCTGCTGCCTGTCCTGAAGGAAGTAGGAGTAGTGGACAGTGGCGGTCAGGGTCTTGTATTCGTTTATGAAGGCTTCCTTGCAGAATTGAAGGGCGAAAAGCTTCCTGATTCCCCATCTGCAATGCCGAACATGAATGAGCTTGTCAGCGCTGAGCATCATAAGAGCGTCCAGAGCCACATGAATACAGAGGATATCGAATTCGGCTATTGTACTGAATTCATGGTCAGGCTTGAAGGGAAAGAAGCATTCTCGGAGGAAAATTTCCGCCAAGACTTGAGTAAATACGGAGATTCACTTCTGGTAATTTCCGATGAAGAAG
The window above is part of the Mesobacillus jeotgali genome. Proteins encoded here:
- a CDS encoding Asp23/Gls24 family envelope stress response protein, translating into MSIELKTKYGQIDISNDVIATIAGGAAVDCYGIVGMASKNQIKDGLTDILRRENFTRGVIVRQENEEVHIDMYIIVSYGTKISEVAHNVQSKVKYTLDKTVGLAVDSVNIYVQGVRVTNP
- a CDS encoding DAK2 domain-containing protein gives rise to the protein MSINVLDGKRFAEMVIQGANHLAANAKYVDALNVFPVPDGDTGTNMNLSMTSGAKEVKNNVQEHIGKVGSALAKGLLMGARGNSGVILSQLFRGFAKAIENKPTVNSVEFAAALNAGVETAYKAVMKPVEGTILTVAKDAARHAVAVAKNHESLIGLMEEVLKEAKASLNRTPDLLPVLKEVGVVDSGGQGLVFVYEGFLAELKGEKLPDSPSAMPNMNELVSAEHHKSVQSHMNTEDIEFGYCTEFMVRLEGKEAFSEENFRQDLSKYGDSLLVISDEEVVKVHIHSEQPGEVLTYGQKYGNLINMKIENMRQQHTDIVGEPSTPLRTQANEPKKEKREYGIVAVSMGSGIAELFRSIGANAVIEGGQTMNPSTEDIIKAIKEVNARKVIILPNNKNIIMAAEQAAEVAEEEVVVIPSKTVPQGMTALLSFNPSAEPGDNKEAMTEAMQHVKTGQLTYAVRDTSIDGLEISTGDFMGISDGKIVLKDQDKVKAAKDLLDQMLDEDSEILTILKGEDASDEDVDSIVEFVENNYGDVEVEVHNGEQPLYAFIFAIE